The genomic interval TCTTTTTCTAGCACTGCagcagggaggtggggtgggcGGTAAACAGACAGGCTCTGGCAGTGCAGATCTGCTGATCCTCAGCGCCTGCCAGGAGCCAGACTCTTGGCGGAGCCGTGCCACTTCTGCTGGACTGACCTGCAGCCGAGAGCCTGCCCACCCCGGAGACACCATGAGGGAATGGACCACGTGGGAGCATCTGTGTGCAAGtctcatttgggtgtgtttaTGCTGCGTGTTGTATGcctgttttagtcataaagtagGCCTGATATTTAAAACCTTGTCTttaagttcaaggctgcagtgagccgattgcaccactgcactccagcctgggcaatagagtaagaccctgtctaaaaaaaaaattaaaaaaaaaatttcacaggTGTtctcagggaaaaagaaaagttaacacATAATAAATAAACCCTTTGTCCTCAGATGTGTGTGGAGGGGTGGGGGATCCTCTGAGGGGGGTCCCCAAGAGACTGCGGGAGGGCAGGCTGAGAACGTGGAGGAAAAGGAGCCAGATGTTGGCTCTCAACTCGTGTTGATCACTGGGTGGCTTTTTAAAATCCCAATGCCCAGTGCCCCATCACCAGTTAAATTGTTGCTGGGGGTGCGCCCAGAGTTAAAGCTCTCCAGGTggttgtgcatggtggctcacgcctataatcctagtaccttgggaggctgaggtgggaggatcacttgaggacagaaattcaagaccagccttggcaacatagcgagaaccccatctctactaaaagcttAAAAatgcgcctgtggttccagctacttgggaggctgaggcaggagaatcacttgtcacttgagcctgggaggtcaaggctgcagtaagccaggatcacaccactccactccagcctgggtgacagagcaagaccctgtctgagggaaaaaaaaaaaaacccaggtgaCCCTAATGTGTGCCCAGGGTTGAAAACTACTAGGCTAAATAATGGGGGCAAATAGCCAAACGTCATTGCCCGGCCGACTGGATATGGGCCAGTGGGTCCCTTAGACACTGAGAGAAGCGAACTGAAACAAAAGGGTTTGGTTCCATCATTTGTGAGGTATTTGTCCTCAGAGGGTACAAGGATTCCTACCACCCTCCAGGGCCCAGAAAGGAGGGCAGCcaagagaggcagggagggggcTGGGAAAGGGGCCTTGGAGGTTATCTTGGCCCTTAGAAGGGGAGTCTGTGCAAGTGTTTCCTTGCTCAGAATCAGAAATCTCTACCGTAGAACActggatatattttatttgttcatttcctttgatttttgcttaaatttcagtaaagttctttttttcctctttcttttcttttttcttttgagagagggtcttgctctctcacccagactgaagtgcagtggcctgagcatggctcactgcagcctcaacctcccgggctcaagccatcctcctgcctcagcctcctgaatagctgggatttacaggtgtgcaccacctagcctggccttttctttttcctgtagacacagggtctcactatgttgcccaggctggcttcaaactcttgccttcaagcgatcctcctgcctcagcctccgaaagcacTGGggttaaaggtgtgagccactgtgcctggccaaagttctttttttttttttttgagacgaagtctatcacccaggctggagctcggctcactgcaacctttgcctccggggttcaagcgattctcctgcctcagcctcctaagtatctgagattacaggcatctgccaacatgcccggctagttttttgtatttttagtagagatggggttttgccatgttggccaggctggtctcgaactccctgacctcaagtgatccacctgtgtcagcctaccaaagtgttgggattacaggtgtgagccactgtgcccggccacttacaaaaaaaaaaaaaaaaaaaaaaaaatcctaccatGATTCAGTGAGGCTGAGGGGAAATGAAGAAAAGGTTTGGTCTGGCGTGGGCTGAAGTTGTgaaaaggcagaggcaggagagccAGGGGGAGGGGTCTGCGCCAGGGAGGCTCAAGGAGAGAGCAGAGGCAGCACCTGCAGCTCCTGTCCCACTTGAAGTTCCTCTGGGGCCGCCCACTGCCCAACCCTTGGAGGGCTCAGAGCTGTGTTTCATTAGGGATGGGTCCCCTCAGAGTCACATCCCGGGCCAGCAGGCCAGCTGGAGGGAGCCCCAGGGGCCGTGCTGGACAGCAGACTGGCCCGCACTGTCAGTGCACTGGGAAAGGCATGGGTGCCTGTGGGTAACACGAGGGGAGCAGCAGCTCCTGGACAGTAGTCCCCATCGCTTTCTCCCCACAGAGACGTGTAGGCAGGGAGGCAAGGTGAGTAACACCTCTTTACTCAGCAACGTGCTCCTCCCTCGGGGGACCTTCCCCAGTGCCCCTCCATGCTCGAAGGGCCTGGAAGGATCAGAATGCAGGCCTTTCCCAAGGACAGCACAGAACGTGATGAGGAGATGCCACTAGGGGTGCAGAAAGCTCCCCATCCCCGTGGGGAGAGGTGTCAGCGTGCTCTCAGGGTAGTCAGGTCCTGAGCTTTGGACTCCTCGCTTGGTTAAAGGCACTGTCCCTTGTGCAATCTAGAGGAATGCTCCTCAAAGCATCTCTCCTGGGGACCAGGAGAGCCGCCCCTGCTCCCAATGCAACAAGATCCCTGATCACCAGCCTCTTGCCTCCCTCAGAGGGAGACAAGTCCGCACTGGAGGGAGCACGGCTGCCTAGCTCCCtgtcacctcctccacctctctaTCTGTTCACTGGGACAACAGAGGATCCCTGAAGCCGCTGGAGGAGCTGGCTTTGCAGGTCTTCCTCCATCACCTTCCACCAAGAGAAGTTCTCACCCCGAACTTTTGGGGGTTCATCCTGGATCCCTGGGCTCCGAAAAGCCACGGTCACCAGCACATTCAAACAGATGCCATCACTGTGATCTCGGCCCAGGTGCTGCAGTCCAAGCAACCCCTTGATCTCCACCACCAAGTGGTGCAGGGTCAGACACTCCTGCAGCAGCCGCAGGACGGCCATCTTCATGCCACCCCTCTGCTCCATAGGGTCGAGGCCACAGGCAGTGACAGGCAAGTGAGGCATCCCCACTGTGCCCACTAACACCCACACTGTCTGGGCGCTGCTGGTAAAGGTAGCCACGAGCCGCTGGCAGACCAGATCACAGGGTAGCTCTTGGGGCAGAATGAGAGGGTGCCTGGCTTGCTGGCGATACTGGGCGGCTAGTTCAACCAGGTGCAGGATGTCATGCGCTCGCAGCGGAGTGGGCAGGGAGGTCCGTGGGTACCAGGCAGCCTGCAGGGACTCCGCATCGGCCTCCTTGGAAGTCTTGAGAATTCCACCTGGGGGAGATGTGGGGGATGGGGCAGGGAGGGTCTGTGTGGAGAGAAGTGCAGGTCTGGCAGAGTCAACAGACATCCCTGACCCAGGAGAGAGGCCCCCAGCCCAAAGGCTGGAATCTGCCCATGCCAGGCTGTCCCAGCCATAACAGGACTGGCTGTAGAGGGGCTCACCTCACCGAGGAGCTGGGGGAAAGGTGTCAACTGGCCCTGTTCACACTGCCTCCAGGTGGGCCATACCTGTGGGGCGAGCGAGGAACACGAAGCGGACCCAGGAGGGGCCCCGCTCCTCCACGGACAGCAGTGTCTCGGGCTCACAGTGCAGCCCCGCCTCCTCCTTCACCTCCCGCTGCAGCGCCTCCACGATGGTCTCCCCTGGCTCCATTCTCCCCGCAGGCAGGTACCACGACCCCCGGCACTCCCTCTTGGCCTCCTGGATCAGTAGCACCTCATCCTGAGAGGAGAGAGGGTCCTCActtcctgccacagccttccCTCGCCCCGGGACCAGGGGGCATCTCAAACACAGTCGCCCAAGACTCCCCTCTGGGTGGACACCCTCAACCTGGCTAGCGCTCCAGGAGACCTGCCCTCGTGTCGCTGGGGGCTGCAGCCCTCTCCTCTCTGCAATTCGTCTCTCTCTGGATTTAGGAAGACTTCCATTTCAGGAAGGGCTGAGATTCCTGGAAGCCGCTTCAGGGGCTGGAGATGAGGCCCCAGAGTGAGGGTCACCATGTGTCTGTCTTGCATTGATTTGCGTCTGTACCTGCCACTGTGTATCTCTCGCCTCCAACGGCGTGGTTTACAAACTGTGATGGGTCCTCACACTGGGGTCTGGCTTGAAACACGACCCCCACCTCCGCTCTGTACAACCCCGCCCTATGGCCCTGGCCCCGTCTAGTTGTCATTACATCGCCCACTACAGGGATCAGCACCAAAGGCCTGAAGGTAAGCCCGGATTGAGCCACTGCTATCTGAGGGGTCCTGGGCACTCCGCTAGActctggggaagggaaggaatgaGGCCTAGTGGGATGAGACAAACAGGccccgggcctcagtttcctcttctgcatATCGGGACGAACGCAGGACACAGATGCGAGCGGGAGTGGGAGTGCTTTGCAAAACTGGGAAGCGCCACGCACGCGGCAGCGCTGGCTGTGGCCGTTGGGTCTTCTGTCCCCACCTGGGCTGGCTGCGCGCTCCCGAGGCCCGGCGGGCCCGGGGGCGGCCGCTCACCTGCTCGCTGAGGAACACGGCCAGCACCACGTAGCACACGTTCTTCCGCAGCCGCACGGGCGCCGGCGGCTCCCCGGCCGGCGCCGAGTCGCAGCTGTGCACGCTGGACCCCTGGCCAGCCAGCACGGAAGCCAGCGCCCCCGCCAGGCCCTCCGAGGCCATCGGGTCCCCCGGGGGGCGGCGGGCCGGATCCTCGCAGACCGACTGAGCAGAGCCGCGGGCTAGAGTGCGCCGAGGAGCCCTCTCCCAGTCCCTGCGGCAGCGGGCCGGGAGCTCACGAGAACGCGGAAGCGCACGCGAACGCGGAAGCGCACGCGAGCTCTGGCCGCTGATAGGCTGCGCGGCGCCGCGGCCTGCCCGGATTGGTCGGCCCGCGGCAGTCACCGAGGGGGCGGGGCCGCCCGGGAACTGGGTGGGCACCGGTCCGGAGCCCAGCGGACCCCGCCCGGCTTCTGCCGCCTGTCAGTCCCGTGCGCTCGGGACGTCTCCCAGCCGCCACCCGCTCGCCAACTCCCCGAGCGCGCACTGGTCTGCAGGAGCTCCGACGGTGACGTCATCTTTCCTGCAGGGCGCGTTGCGCCGCCGGGGTACGCGACGGCGACGCGACAATCCCGGTGACGTCACGGAGGCCCGGGGCCGCCCCTTGGACCCACTGTCCCGCTGTTGCCGTAAACACACAATGGCATTGCCGGAGTTGATCATATCCCAAATACCTTTCTTCTCATTCCACCAAAGAGTTATAAATGTCACATGGCCCGTGGGGTGGGGGACATAAACCCCTGCCTTGAAGGAGATTCTGCAATAGTTGGAGAGATGGACGGAGTCCTAGATGAGGAGTCAGCTGAGGGTTCGAGGCTAAGTGCTAAATGCTTGGTTTGGGCAGGAAGAGTGACAGGcgctggaaggagggagggggcagggctAGGGATGGCGGGAGGGGTCCGGGACTGAGAGAAGGCTACCGTCAGCCGGCCCACCCTCATCAGTGTCCCTCTGCCTACCGCATTTCCCACGCAGCTCAAGGCCCTCTCTGCTGCAGATGGTGCGCCCTGGGAGGGCGGGGGTGGGGCCCTGCTCCTCCATCCTTGTCGTCACCCTCCCACCCAGCGTGCAGGACCTGGCTCGTGGAGAGCAGGGTGGGGGTGGTTGTGGAGAGCGCCTGCTCCTCTCCCAGCTCGGCCTTTCCTCCTTCACCCGCCCCTCAGCACTGGAAGGCAAAGCCAGCTGGAAGGGATCTGCGAAGCAGGCCGTCTGGCTCCTCACCTGGCAGAGGCCACCCCTTTCCTCTGCCTCTGA from Gorilla gorilla gorilla isolate KB3781 chromosome 7, NHGRI_mGorGor1-v2.1_pri, whole genome shotgun sequence carries:
- the NUDT18 gene encoding LOW QUALITY PROTEIN: 8-oxo-dGDP phosphatase NUDT18 (The sequence of the model RefSeq protein was modified relative to this genomic sequence to represent the inferred CDS: inserted 1 base in 1 codon; deleted 1 base in 1 codon) — translated: MRVGRLTDSVHLSNYCRISFKAGVYVPHPTGHVTFITLWWNEKKGIWDMINSGNAIVCLRQQRDSGSKGRPRASVTSPDCRVAVAYPGGATRPAGKMTSPSELLQTSARSGSWRAGGGWETSRAHGTDRRQKPGGVRWAPDRCPPSXPGGPAPSVTAAGRPIRAGRGAAQPISGQSSRALPRSRALPRSRELPARCRRDWERAPRRTLARGSAQSVCEDPARRPPGDPMASEGLAGALASVLAGQGSSVHSCDSAPAGEPPAPVRLRKNVCYVVLAVFLSEQDEVLLIQEAKRECRGSWYLPAGRMEPGETIVEALQREVKEEAGLHCEPETLLSVEERGPSWVRFVFLARPTGGILKTSKEADAESLQAAWYPRTSLPTPLRAHDILHLVELAAQYRQQARHPLILPQELPCDLVCQRLVATFTSSAQTVWVLVGTVGMPHLPVTACGLDPMEQRGGMKMAVLRLLQECLTLHHLVVEIKGLLGLQHLGRDHSDGICLNVLVTVAFRSPGIQDEPPKVRGENFSWWKVMEEDLQSQLLQRLQGSSVVPVNR